One genomic region from Granulicatella adiacens ATCC 49175 encodes:
- a CDS encoding helix-turn-helix domain-containing protein, with product MKKTWKELFPDAVLGESTQNAVPVELNGETIFLLEESLSERERFLIQTLTIQPTKTTAPTHPWLAYLEGKGALPSETAYIQSVHLAVFPKQEGVFHEKDWLEFVENLTVGSLAIFKNFRHHYTLVVNPGVSTALASTLFEVKSAIEDDFAVELQIFIGNRWATNTNTPLLYQAEKALFVEYLLHSHKRSCLEFSPVLLWGIANGLVDIAPIADELLLLLNVEEVKEFVEALWDAHGNVSKASKKLFLHRNTLQYRIDRFAEQTGLNVKDMSDLTLCHLLLQKQSY from the coding sequence ATGAAAAAGACTTGGAAAGAATTGTTCCCTGATGCCGTTCTTGGAGAATCGACTCAAAATGCTGTTCCTGTAGAGTTGAACGGTGAAACGATTTTTCTCTTAGAAGAAAGTTTATCAGAGCGCGAACGATTCCTCATTCAAACATTAACTATACAACCGACAAAAACAACAGCACCAACGCATCCTTGGCTTGCCTACTTGGAAGGAAAAGGGGCTCTTCCAAGCGAGACCGCATATATTCAAAGCGTGCATTTAGCCGTCTTTCCAAAACAGGAAGGCGTCTTTCACGAAAAAGACTGGTTAGAATTTGTCGAGAACCTAACCGTTGGATCGCTTGCCATCTTCAAAAACTTCCGCCATCATTACACGCTGGTCGTGAATCCGGGAGTCTCAACCGCTCTTGCTAGCACTCTTTTTGAAGTAAAATCCGCTATTGAAGACGACTTTGCGGTAGAGCTACAAATCTTTATTGGGAACCGCTGGGCGACCAATACGAATACACCCTTACTATACCAAGCCGAGAAAGCTCTATTTGTTGAATATTTATTACATTCTCACAAACGTTCTTGCCTCGAGTTTTCTCCTGTTCTACTATGGGGAATCGCCAATGGACTGGTGGATATTGCCCCGATTGCGGATGAACTACTCCTTCTTTTAAACGTAGAAGAAGTAAAAGAGTTCGTTGAAGCACTTTGGGATGCCCACGGAAACGTTTCAAAAGCTAGCAAAAAATTATTCTTACACCGGAATACCTTGCAGTATCGCATCGACCGTTTTGCAGAACAAACAGGTCTTAACGTAAAAGATATGAGTGACCTCACGCTCTGTCACTTGCTCTTACAAAAACAAAGTTACTAA